The proteins below come from a single Kitasatospora sp. NBC_00315 genomic window:
- a CDS encoding lipid II flippase MurJ, which translates to MNAEQPARTMDAQLPPGHLPATPLPAARTARPAPGAPRAQAPHRRGFLARAFGVTALLSAAGSALGLLRDLLLARFFGANQGTDAFLVAWTVPETAAPLLIEDAMAFLMVPAFSLALVLREENPDGPDPVRQLVNATLPWLLAALCALSLGAAVGAPQLVELLAPGLPDPGLAVTCTRITALTILPFGLAGYLGSALRAHHDFTAPAGIYVVYNLGILAVLLSCHAVWGVRSAAVGVAGGSLLMAALLAGPFLRRLRVGRPPRSPAAGRAPGAVGGHRLVLIPLAIVPVAAFTLTRQAQVFIERYLGSGLPPGTISHLNYAAKVSQLAMTAAILICTVTFPLVARALAAGDLRAARDRVEKDLGQAAAVVLLGTAFLMACAPSVVALLFERGAFGPQDTAATAAVIRVYSFGLPAQALIGVMVRPYFSVRPVVRRADEPGTDDGGRRLLDWYPAAAMVLGLGVTVAVGVLAMPAYGALGLAAGNAAGITATAALLLRGLLLRGIAVRVPRVLGGQARLLAAAVGATAAGALAAAVPADPLLSTLFGGVTVALVFAALGTGLGAAEVRDPVLSVVRALCPPPTADEGKLPHGR; encoded by the coding sequence ATGAACGCCGAACAGCCCGCCCGGACGATGGACGCCCAGCTGCCACCCGGGCACCTCCCGGCCACCCCGCTGCCGGCCGCCCGCACCGCCCGACCGGCGCCCGGGGCGCCCCGGGCCCAGGCCCCGCACCGGCGCGGCTTCCTCGCCCGGGCGTTCGGCGTCACCGCCCTGCTCAGCGCGGCCGGGTCGGCCCTCGGCCTGCTCCGGGACCTGCTGCTGGCCCGCTTCTTCGGGGCCAACCAGGGCACCGACGCCTTCCTGGTCGCCTGGACGGTGCCCGAGACGGCGGCGCCGCTGCTGATCGAGGACGCGATGGCCTTCCTGATGGTGCCGGCCTTCAGCCTGGCCCTGGTCCTGCGCGAGGAGAACCCGGACGGGCCCGATCCGGTACGCCAGCTGGTCAACGCCACGCTGCCCTGGCTGCTGGCCGCGCTCTGCGCGCTATCGCTCGGCGCCGCCGTCGGCGCCCCCCAGCTGGTCGAGCTGCTGGCCCCGGGGCTGCCCGACCCGGGGCTGGCGGTCACCTGCACCCGGATCACCGCGCTCACCATCCTGCCGTTCGGGCTGGCCGGATACCTCGGCTCCGCCCTGCGCGCGCACCACGACTTCACCGCCCCGGCGGGCATCTACGTCGTCTACAACCTCGGCATCCTGGCCGTGCTGCTGAGCTGCCACGCGGTCTGGGGCGTGCGTTCGGCGGCGGTCGGCGTGGCGGGCGGAAGCCTGCTGATGGCCGCGCTGCTGGCCGGTCCGTTCCTGCGGCGGCTGCGGGTCGGACGCCCGCCCCGGTCCCCGGCCGCCGGCCGGGCGCCCGGAGCCGTGGGCGGCCACCGCCTGGTGCTGATCCCGCTCGCGATAGTCCCGGTGGCGGCCTTCACGCTCACCCGCCAGGCCCAGGTGTTCATCGAGCGCTACCTGGGCTCGGGGCTGCCGCCCGGCACCATCTCGCACCTCAACTACGCGGCCAAGGTGTCGCAACTCGCCATGACGGCGGCGATCCTGATCTGCACGGTGACCTTCCCGCTGGTGGCCAGGGCGCTGGCGGCCGGGGATCTGCGCGCCGCCCGCGACCGGGTGGAGAAGGACCTCGGCCAGGCCGCCGCCGTCGTCCTGCTCGGCACCGCCTTCCTGATGGCCTGCGCGCCGTCCGTGGTCGCCCTGCTCTTCGAGCGCGGCGCCTTCGGGCCGCAGGACACCGCGGCCACGGCCGCGGTCATCCGGGTGTACAGCTTCGGTCTGCCGGCGCAGGCCCTGATCGGCGTGATGGTCCGGCCGTACTTCTCGGTCCGCCCGGTGGTCCGCCGGGCCGACGAGCCGGGCACCGACGACGGCGGGCGCAGACTGCTCGACTGGTACCCGGCCGCCGCCATGGTGCTGGGTCTCGGCGTCACGGTCGCGGTGGGTGTGCTGGCGATGCCCGCGTACGGCGCGCTCGGCCTGGCCGCGGGCAACGCGGCGGGCATCACCGCGACCGCCGCCCTGCTGCTGCGGGGGCTGCTGCTGCGCGGGATCGCGGTCCGGGTGCCCCGGGTGCTGGGCGGTCAGGCGCGGCTGCTCGCGGCCGCCGTCGGAGCCACCGCGGCGGGCGCCCTGGCCGCCGCGGTGCCGGCCGACCCGCTGCTCTCGACGCTGTTCGGGGGCGTCACGGTGGCGCTGGTCTTCGCCGCCCTGGGCACCGGTCTCGGCGCCGCCGAGGTGCGCGACCCCGTGCTCTCCGTCGTCCGGGCCCTGTGCCCGCCACCCACCGCCGATGAAGGGAAGCTGCCCCATGGACGCTGA